DNA sequence from the Candidatus Eisenbacteria bacterium genome:
TTGAACAGCAGCGCCGGAACGCTGTGGTTCACGCTGCCGACGAACGAGAGCTTGTCGGGGATCAGCGCCCAGCTCGTGGCCGCGGTTCCGCCCGCCAGGTTGGCGCCTACCGAGACGGTCCGGAGGTTCAGCGGATCCTGCGTCTCGATGTCGAGGACGCCGGAGAGCACGCCGCCATAACGAGCGCCGAAGCCGCCACTGCTGAACAGGGCGCTCTTCAGCATGTAGCTGTCGACCGTGGAGAAGAGGCCCCCCGAAGCGCCTTCGTAATGGTAGGGATGCCCGACCTCCACGCCATCCACGCGGATCAGCGTCTCGCGTGGATGTCCGCCCCGCACGTAGACCGCGGCGCCTTCGTTGGGCGCGTTGATCCCGGGGAGTGCGCGCAGGGACTGGAAGATGTCGGCCGCGCCGCCGGGCGTGCTGATCACGTCGCCGCGCCGCACCACCGCGCCTTCGAACTTGCCGCTCTTGCCGAAGGTCGACGCGGTGACCGTGACTTCGCCGATCGGCACCGGCTCGTCCTCGAGCACGAGCGTCAGGGGAGTGCCGGCTTCGACCTCGACGAGCAGTCGCCGGTAGCCGAGCTGGGCGACCTCGATCGCGTGCCGGCCGGGCGGCAGGTCGATCTCGAAGCGGCCCTGCTCGTCGGTGACGGTGCCGCGCTTCTGCGCCGCGACCACGAGGTTGGCGAACTCCACCGGCTTGCCGGCGCGGTCCACGACCTGCCCCGTGAGCGGGACGGCCGATGCCACTCCGGCGCAAGCGATCACGGCGAGCGCCGCCGCCAGCAGGAACCTGGGGATCAAGGCTCGCCTTTCGCGGGCGAGGCGGTGGCCAGGGCGCTCTCGGCTTGGGGCAGCAGCGAGGAGCGCACCCAGCCGTTCTCGGGATTGATCGCGAGCGCCTGGGTGAAGTAGGCGCGAGCGGAGGCGTAGTCCTCGATCTGCATCGACGCGCGGCCTGCCCACAAGTACGCGTCATCCCGGCCCCAGTCGGGCGCGGCGGCGTCGGTGACATGCTCGGCGCCAAACTGCTCGATCGCGCGCTCGAGCCTGGCGAGCGCGGGCCGGGGGCCGCCGCCCACGAACGCGGGTTTGTGAAGGGTATTGATACCGTCGAAGAGGCTCACCCGAGGATCATCCTCCCCCAGGGCATGGGCGCGCGAGAGATCTTCCTCGATCTGCGCCCCAAGGGAGATCACTGAGGCGGGGTCGACGAAGCGCGTGGAAAGGCCGGTCAGCCCGGCTTTGACGGCCAGGGCGCCCGCGAACTTCGGATCCAGCTCGAGCGCCCGGGTGGCGGCGGCGATGCCGGCATCGCAGTGGCGCCTCGCCCGCTCGCGATCCGGCTTGGGTCCATTGAGGAGCATGCCGCTCGCCCGCCAGTCGGCGACCGCGACCCAGTAGGGGAGCAGTGAGGCCTTCGGCTCGAGTCCGGCGAGAGCCTGGAAGCGGGATCTCGCTTCGAGCACCTCGGCGAGGTCGGTGTGATCGACGCCGTGCTGGAGCTTCTGCTTGATGGCGGCAACTTCGTCACGCGAATACGCGAAGACCGGGGTGACGAACAGCATCGCGGTGATGGTCAGCATGGCCAGAGAGCGCATCTCAGGACTCCTTTCGCTCGGTGGGGATGGGAAGGGTGACCCGGACGCGCGTGCCCTGGCCTGGACCCGTGTCGATCTCCAGTGCATCGGGATAGCCCGCGGCCCTCAGCCTTTCGCGTACCGCGTGGAGCCCGAAGCCGGTGCCGCTCACGGGACGGCTGCCGTCGAGACCCGGACCATCGTCGGCCACTTCCAGGAACAGACGGTCGCCGTTGCGACGCGCCGTCATGCGCACCAGGCCTCCTTCGGATCGCGATCCCACGCCGTAGCGCACCGCGTTCTCGACCAGGGGCTGCAGCAGCAGGCTCGGCACCGGCAGTGACTCCAGTCCGGGCTCGATCGCTTCCTCGAGCCGCAGGCGGTCGCCGAAGCGCACGCTCTCGATGGCCAGGTAGGCGCGCAGGAACTCCAGCTCCGCGCCGAGCGTCGAGTGCTCGCGCTCCGAGGCGCGCAGCGTGTAGCGGAAGAGATCGGCGAGTCGCGTGGTGACGTCCTCGGCGGCCCGAGGATTGGAGGCGATGAGCGAGGCGATCGAGTTGAGCGTATTGAAGAGGAAGTGCGGGTGGATCTGGGCGCGCAGGGCCCGCAGCTCCGCCTGGGCCAGCTCGGCCCGCGTCCGCTCCATGGCGCGCGCACGCGAAAGCGCCAGCGCGTGATACGCCATCGCGAAGCGGATGCCGCTGAAGAGCGTGATGAACAGGAGGCCGAACATGCCGGTGGCCAGCACGCCGCGCAGATCGCCGAGGAAGCCACGGCCGACCGTGAAGTGGACGATCAGCCCGCCCGCGTAGGTGCCGACCATGCCCATCACGGCGTAGGCCACGCCGATCCACAGCGCTTTGGGCTCCTGGGCGCCCGGGTGATGCGGCAGCCTCGGCAGCACGAAGAAGCGGGTGGCCCACATCGAGAGGCCGACCGTGTAGGCGAAGATCACCGAGAACCCGAACGCCTGGCGGTACGATTCCGCGTTCGCGCCGTAGAGGGTTCCGAAGAAGAGCGCGAACGGGATCGCCCACAGCGGCTGACGCCAGATCAGGTGCGGCAGTACCTTCCACGCGGTCTGGCGGATCGTATCGTGGGTCATGGGCTCGGCTCTCCTTTCGCCCACAAGCTACGCGCGAGGAGCCGATCCCGATACCGCGGACCGGATGAATGGTCGCGGGACCAGGGCGAACGGTGGAAACCGGGGGCTTCGACGGAGACTAGGACTTGGCGCCGTCCGTGGCCGTGGCCGGATCCAGAACCCGCACGGCCATGACGGTCACGTCGTCTCCCGCCTCGAGATCACCGAGAAAGTCGCGCAGCCCTTCGAGCACGCCGTCGACGATGCCCTCGGCCGAGAGGGCAGGCGACAACCGGTCGATGAGCTCATAGAGCCGCTCTTCGCCGAACATGTCGCCGCTCTCGTTCATCGCCTCGGTGACGCCGTCGGTGTAGAGCACCAGGCGATCCCCCGGCTGGAGCGGCAGCTCGGCCTGGTCCCAGGTCAGTCCCTCGAGCATCCCGACCACGGTGCCGCCAACGTCCAGCAGCCGGCGTCCGAACCCGCCGAGATGGATCGGCTGATTGTGGCCGGCGTTGGTGTAGAGGAGGCGCATGCGGCGCTCGTCGATCCACGCCAGGAAGAAGGTGGCGAACTGGCCGGTGGCGACGCGCTGGCAGACCAGCGCGTTGATCTTGCCCATCATCGCCGACACCGAGGGCTCCGATCCCGCCTGCGTGCGCACCGAGGCCTGGAGCATCGACGACAGGAGCGCGGCCGGCACGCCCTTGCCGGAGACGTCCGCCACCGCCAGCAGCAGGCCTTCGTCGGCGACCGGGACGACGTCGTAGAAATCGCCGCTCACATGGCGTGAAGAGACGTTGGTGGCGTGGATCTCGATCCGCGGGCGGCGCGGGAAGCTCTCCATCAGGAACGAGCGCTGAATTCGCCGGGCCAGGTTCAGCTCCTGGTCGGACTTCACGCGCTCCACCGCGTCCTTGTAGAACGACATGGCCATTCCGATGCCCATGAACAGCGCGCCGAAGAGGAGCGCGAACATGAGGATCAGCACCACGTCCGAGCCGCTGCCAAGGAATCCGGGACGGAACGTGTAGTGGATGATGAGCGCCGAGAGCAGCGACGCGCTGGTCGAGCCGACGCTGTACCAGGCGGCCGCTTTCCACCAGTGGTCGAGTCCTACGTGGTTCTTGAGCACGAACCAGCGCACCGCCCAGATCACGACGCCGATCACGCCGGAGAACACGAGCGAGATCTGGAAAGAGCCCCAGATGGCGCGCGGGAAGCCGCCGAAGAGCACCGAGAAGAAGATCGCGAACGGGATCGCCACCAGCGGCTGCTGCCACAGCAGGCGGACGAAGTCGCGGCCGGCGGTGGGAGGCGTGGGCTTGCGGCTCATGGAGCGAGGAGTTCGCGACGCCAGCGGCCCGCGTGCTTGGCCAGGCGCACGCGATCGTGGAGGCGATGAGGCCTGGCGGCCCAGAACTCGTAGGCGTCGGGAACCAGGAGGAAGCCGCCCCAGTAGGGCGGCCGGGGCACGTCGATGCCCTTGAACCGCTTCTCCATCGAGCGGTAGCGCTGGATCAGCGTGGCACGGCTCCGCAGCGGTTTGCTCTGATCCGATGACCATGCCGCCAGGCGCGCCTCGCGCGGGCGCGACGCGAAATAGTCATCCGACTCCCGCGCCGAGAGTCGCTCCACAGGCCCCTCGACACGCACCTGGCGCTCGATCTCCGGCCAATGAAAGACGACCGACGCCCGCGGCCGCTGCGCCAGGTCCCGGCCTTTGCGGCTGCCGTAGTTGGTGAAGAAGAGCAGTCCGCGCGCGTCGAGCCCCCTCAGCAGCACCATGCGGACCGTGGGCCGCCCAGAGCGCCCCGCGGTGGCGAGCGCCATGGCGACGGGATCGGAGTGACCGGCGCGGCGCGCACGGCGCAGCAGCGAGGCGAGGGCGCGCCAGGGTTGCGTGGTGGTGGACAGCTCCGGCTTGGATCGAACGGCCATGGGCGCGGCATTCTAACCGCACTCGTTGACACTCGCGAACGCACCCCCGTAGCCTGCGGTGCGATCGAGGAGGGGTGGATGAAGCGAGGTATCCTCACGGTTCCGGCGGCGATGACGATCGCTCTGACGTGGGCCGCCGCGGCGTCGGCGGGCGGATGGTCGCTCGGCGGCTTCGGCGGCATGGGGCTGCCGACCGGCGACTTCGCCTCGGCCGGGCTCACCCAAGCCGGACTCGGATATCAGTTCGGCTTTGACGTCCTGTATCACCTCGATGGCGTGTGGGCCCTCGGAGTCGACCTCGGCTACGTGAAGAATCCTCATGGCGCCGAAGGCACCAGCATCGATCTCGGGGGCGGGGACCGCTACACGCTCGACTCGGACAAGTTCACCACCGTCCAGTTCGGAGTGCATGCGCGAGCGACGCTGCCCGGCTCGGGTCCGCTGCGCTATCACGGGCTTCTAGGGATTGGCAGCTACAGGACGAAGGAAGAGTACGAAGAGACGTATCTCCTGAGTGGCGTTCCCACGACGCTCACCGGCGAGACCGAAGCGCAGTCGGGGTTCGGCATACGGTTCGGCGCCGGGGCTCTGTACGCCCTGAATGCCATGTGGGGCGTGGGCGTGGATGTGGACTACCACCTCGTGGCCGAGGACGAGGAAGACGATCTCGGCATCTCTTCGCTCCAGTATCTCGGGGTCAAGGGCGTCGTTCGGTTCACGATTCCCTAGTGCTAAGTGCTGTGACCGGACGCTGGGTCCGTAAGGTCAGCGATACGCCGACAGACCCGTCACGGCCTCACCCAGCACGAGCGTGTGGATGTTGTGCGTGCCTTCGTAGGTCTTCACCGACTCCAGGTTGCACATGTGGCGCATGACCGGATACTCGGCGGTGATGCCGTTGGCGCCGAGCAGATCGCGAGCCCGCCGGGCGATGTCGAGCGCGATCTCGCAGTTGTTGCGCTTGGCCAGCGACACCTGCTCCGGCTTCGCGGTGCCCCGCTCCTTCATGCGACCGAGCTGCACGCAGAGGAGCTGCGCTTTGGTGATCTCGGTGAGCATGTCGGCCAGCTCCGCCTGAACCAGCTGGAAGCCACCGATCGGCTTGCCGAACATGATCCGGCTCTTCGAATATTCGGCCGCGGCGTGGAAGCAGGCCATCGCGGCGCCGATCACGCCGAACGCGATCCCGAAACGCGCCTGAGTCAGGCAGCCCAGCGGGCCCTTCAACCCCTCGACGTTGGGCAGCAGTCCTTCCTCCGGCACGAACACGTCCTGCAGGATCAGCTCGCTGGTCACCGAAGCTCGCAGGCTGTGCTTGCGCTTCTGCTCCGGCGCGGAGAATCCTTTCGAGCTGGTCTCGACGATGAAGCCGCGAATCACGTCGCGCTCCTTCGCGGGGTCGCGCAGCTTGGCCCACACGATCGCGACCTGCGAGAGCGTGCCATTGGTGATCCACATCTTGGCGCCATTCAGGATGTATCCGCCGTCGACCTTCCTGGCGTGAGTGATCATGCCGCCCGGATCGGAGCCATGATCGGGCTCGGTGAGACCGAAGCAGCCGATGACCTCGCCCTGGGCCATCTTCGGCAGCCACTTCATGCGCTGCTCCTCGCTGCCGTAGGCGTAGATCGGATACATCACCAGGGAGCCTTGAACCGAGGCGAACGAACGCAAGCCTGAATCGCCGCGCTCGAGCTCCTGCATCGCCAGACCGTAGGCGGTGGGAGAGACCCCGGCGCAGCCGTACTTCTCCGGCAGGCTCGCGCCGAGCAGGCCCATCTCCGCGACCTCGGGAATGACGTCGCGCGGGAAGCAGGCCTTCTCGTACGCCTCCTCGATCAGCGGGAGATAGCGATCCTCCACCCAGTCGCGGACGTGGTCGCGGATCTGTCGTTCGTCCTCGGTGAGCAGCGTGTCGACTTCGTAGAAATCCACGCCGGTGAAGCGGGGCATCGTTCAGTCCTCGGGACTCGCGTCGTGGTCGGGCTCGTTGTTGGAAAAGGCAGCGGAGTATATCGTGAGTAGGCTCACATGTCTTGGCGGAGGTCTCGATGCATTACGCCCCGAAGAGTCGGTACCGGGTCCCGTTCGATGGGTCGTTCCGAGTTTCGAAGTCCCCGACCCGGCCGCCCAAGGGAGCCCCATCGGCCAAGCGCTGCCGCGTCCGTCTCGCGCAGGCGGTGGAGACGATGCGCGACCTCCAGCAGAAATTTCACGCCGAGAACCGCTGCGCCATGCTGCTGGTTTTTCAGGCCATGGACGCGGCAGGGAAGGACGGCACGATCAAGGCCGTCATGAGCGGAATCAACCCCGCGGGGGTCGAGGTGCATTCGTTCAAGGCTCCCAACAATTACGAGCTGCAGCACGACTTCCTGTGGCGCACGGCCATCCACCTTCCCGAGAAGGGCGAGATGGCGATCTTCAACCGCAGCTACTACGAGGAAGTGCTCGTCGTGCGCATCCATCCCGAGTTCCTCGAGCCGCAGCGCCTGCCGAACCTGCCGACGCTCGACCGGTTGTGGAAGGAGCGCTTCGAGTCGATCCGTGAGCACGAGCAACACCTGACCCGAAACGGGACGGTGGTCCTCAAGTTCTGGCTCAACGTCTCGAAGGAGGAACAGCGGCGTCGCTTTCTGTCCCGCATCGAGGAAGCCACCAAGCACTGGAAGTTCCATACGGCCGACGTCGAGGAGCGCCAGCACTGGGACCAGTACATGGCGGCCTATCAGGAGGTTCTTCGTGAGACCTCGAGGCCGTGGGCTCCGTGGTACGCCATCCCGGCCGATGACAAGGACTACATGCGCATGTGCGTGGCCGAGATCCTGGTCGAAACGCTGCAGGCGCTCGAACCGGCATTCCCGAAACCATCGCGCGAGGAGCGTTCCGAGCTCGAGCGCATGAGGAAGCTGCTGCGCAAGGACAAAGGCTAGAGGAGAAGAACACGACCGCTCGCTTCACGATGACCTCCATCGATTGCCGGGTCTCGCGGGCCGGTGTACGCTCCCAGCCTCGCGAAGAGGACCGATGCGGCCCACCTCAACGTTCGTCACCGTCGTTCGGGGATTCGCTCCGTGACCTTCACGGGTTCCAAGGAGAACCTCCCATGCCGTTCTCGGTCTCAGGCGCGCGTGCTTGCGCCGCCGGCATCCTCATCGTGGGCCTGACGTCCGCCGGAATCTCCCAATCCGGTCGCGGCGTCGCCACGCGGTCGGTGGTGTACGCGCGGCACGGCATGGTGTGCGCGGCGCAGCCGCTGGCGGTGCAGGCGGGACTCGACGTGCTCAAGGCCGGTGGCACGGCGGTGGACGCGGCGATTGCGGTCAACGCCTGCCTTGGACTCATGGAACCGACGGCGAACGGCCTCGGCGGCGATCTGTTCGCGATCGTGTGGGATCCGAAGACGAAGAAGCTGGTGGGCCTCAACGCCTCGGGTCGGGCGCCGCTCGCGCTCACCGCGGAAAAGGTGCCGCCCGAGCCCGACGGCACCATCCCTCTCCACACGCCCTACTCGTGGACCGTGCCCGGATGCGCAGACGGCTGGTTCGAGCTACATGCCAAGTACGGCAAGCTGCCGATGAAGCGCGTGCTCGAGCCGGCGATCCGCTTCGCCGAGGAAGGGTTCCCGGTCTCGCCGGTGATCTCCGAGAACTGGGCGTCGAGCGTGAAGCGATTCGGAGAGAAGCCGGGATTCAAGGAGGTGTTCATGCCCAACGGCCGCACGCCGGCCGAGGGCGAGATCTTCAAGAATGCGGCGCTGGCCAGGACGCTGCGCGTGCTGAGCGAGAAGGGCCGCGACGCCTACTACAAGGGGCCGATCGCGGAAGCGCTGGTGCGCTACTCGAAGGCGCACGGCGGGTTCTTCGCGATGGAGGACTTCGCCCGCCATCGCTCGACCTGGGACGCACCGATCTCCACCGACTATCGCGGCTATTCGGTGTGGGAGCTGCCGCCGAACAGCCAGGGTCTCGCCGCGCTCCAGCTGCTGAATCTGATCGAGGGCTACGACCTCAAGGCCATGGGCCGCGAGTCCGCCGACTTCTGGCACCTCTTCGTGGAGGCCAAGAAGATCGCGTTCGCCGACCGCGCGCGCTACTACGCCGATCCCGCGTTCGCGAAGGTGCCGGTCGAGGAGCTGCTGTCGAAGGACTATGCGAAGCGGCGCGCCGTGGCGATCGACATGAAGAAGGCCGCGCTCACCGACGCCCCGGGGGATCTCGCCGCGATCAGCAAGGGCGGCACCACGTATCTGTGCACCGCGGACAAGGACGGCATGATGGTGTCGCTGATCCAGAGCAACTACACGGGATTCGGCTCGGGCTACGTGGTGCCCGAAACCGGATTCGGACTTCAAAACCGTGGGGGATGCTTCAGCCTCAAGACCGGCCATCCCAACCGGCTCGAGCCCGGCAAGCGGCCGTTCCAGACCATCATTCCCGCCTTCGTCACCAGGAACGGCGAGCCCGTCATGGCCTTCGGATTGATGGGTGGCGACATGCAGCCTCAGGGACACGCGCAGGTGATCGTGAACCTGTTCGACTTCGGCATGAACCTCCAGGAAGCCGGTGATGCGATCCGCTTCCACCACACCGACTCGAGCGAGCCGACGGGGACCACGATGACCGACGGCGGCATCCTGCACATCGAGGATGGCTTGCCGCAGTCGGTGCTCGACGAGCTGAAACGGCGCGGCCACAGGCTCGAGCCCGAAGCCGTGGGCGCGTACGGCGGATACCAGGCGATCTGGCGGGACCCCAAGACCGGGACCTACTCGGGAGCCACCGAGAAGCGCAAGGACGGCTGCGCGCTGGGGTATTGAGAGCGAGGCCGCGCCGCCGTGCCGCCATTCGGTTGAACCCACGGCGGTCGGTCGAGTAACCTCATCGCGCTTCTTCCTTTCTACCTCCAGAGGGCTCCCATGGCGGCCACCCGTACGTCTGCAGGCACCTCCGCGCGCTTCCACGGATTGAGCCGCGAAGACCTGGTCGGTCTCTACCGCACCATGTTCACGTCGCGGCGGACCGACGACGAGGAGATCCGGCTCAAGAAGCTGAACCTGATCTTCTTCCAGATCTCAGGGGCCGGGCACGAAGGCGTGCTGGTCGCGGCAGCCAAGCTGCTCAAGCCGGGCTACGACTGGTTCTACCCCTACTACCGGGACCGGGCGCTCTGTCTGCAGCTCGGGATGACGCCCAAGGAGATGTTCCTCTCGGCGTTCGCCGCCGCCGACGATCCCAACTCGGGCGGGCGCCAGATGCCGAGCCACTGGGGGCACCAGAAGCTGAACATCGTGTCCCAGTCGAGCCCGACCGGCACCCAGTTCCTGCAGGCCGTAGGCGCCGCCGAGGCGATCGTGAAGTACAAGGACCTCGAGCCCTCTGCGCCCGAGCTCTCGGGCAAGGCCCATGGCGACGAG
Encoded proteins:
- a CDS encoding tetratricopeptide repeat protein; this translates as MRSLAMLTITAMLFVTPVFAYSRDEVAAIKQKLQHGVDHTDLAEVLEARSRFQALAGLEPKASLLPYWVAVADWRASGMLLNGPKPDRERARRHCDAGIAAATRALELDPKFAGALAVKAGLTGLSTRFVDPASVISLGAQIEEDLSRAHALGEDDPRVSLFDGINTLHKPAFVGGGPRPALARLERAIEQFGAEHVTDAAAPDWGRDDAYLWAGRASMQIEDYASARAYFTQALAINPENGWVRSSLLPQAESALATASPAKGEP
- a CDS encoding sensor histidine kinase, whose protein sequence is MTHDTIRQTAWKVLPHLIWRQPLWAIPFALFFGTLYGANAESYRQAFGFSVIFAYTVGLSMWATRFFVLPRLPHHPGAQEPKALWIGVAYAVMGMVGTYAGGLIVHFTVGRGFLGDLRGVLATGMFGLLFITLFSGIRFAMAYHALALSRARAMERTRAELAQAELRALRAQIHPHFLFNTLNSIASLIASNPRAAEDVTTRLADLFRYTLRASEREHSTLGAELEFLRAYLAIESVRFGDRLRLEEAIEPGLESLPVPSLLLQPLVENAVRYGVGSRSEGGLVRMTARRNGDRLFLEVADDGPGLDGSRPVSGTGFGLHAVRERLRAAGYPDALEIDTGPGQGTRVRVTLPIPTERKES
- a CDS encoding PP2C family protein-serine/threonine phosphatase; the encoded protein is MSRKPTPPTAGRDFVRLLWQQPLVAIPFAIFFSVLFGGFPRAIWGSFQISLVFSGVIGVVIWAVRWFVLKNHVGLDHWWKAAAWYSVGSTSASLLSALIIHYTFRPGFLGSGSDVVLILMFALLFGALFMGIGMAMSFYKDAVERVKSDQELNLARRIQRSFLMESFPRRPRIEIHATNVSSRHVSGDFYDVVPVADEGLLLAVADVSGKGVPAALLSSMLQASVRTQAGSEPSVSAMMGKINALVCQRVATGQFATFFLAWIDERRMRLLYTNAGHNQPIHLGGFGRRLLDVGGTVVGMLEGLTWDQAELPLQPGDRLVLYTDGVTEAMNESGDMFGEERLYELIDRLSPALSAEGIVDGVLEGLRDFLGDLEAGDDVTVMAVRVLDPATATDGAKS
- the pdxH gene encoding pyridoxamine 5'-phosphate oxidase, which produces MAVRSKPELSTTTQPWRALASLLRRARRAGHSDPVAMALATAGRSGRPTVRMVLLRGLDARGLLFFTNYGSRKGRDLAQRPRASVVFHWPEIERQVRVEGPVERLSARESDDYFASRPREARLAAWSSDQSKPLRSRATLIQRYRSMEKRFKGIDVPRPPYWGGFLLVPDAYEFWAARPHRLHDRVRLAKHAGRWRRELLAP
- a CDS encoding outer membrane beta-barrel protein — its product is MKRGILTVPAAMTIALTWAAAASAGGWSLGGFGGMGLPTGDFASAGLTQAGLGYQFGFDVLYHLDGVWALGVDLGYVKNPHGAEGTSIDLGGGDRYTLDSDKFTTVQFGVHARATLPGSGPLRYHGLLGIGSYRTKEEYEETYLLSGVPTTLTGETEAQSGFGIRFGAGALYALNAMWGVGVDVDYHLVAEDEEDDLGISSLQYLGVKGVVRFTIP
- a CDS encoding acyl-CoA dehydrogenase family protein, with translation MPRFTGVDFYEVDTLLTEDERQIRDHVRDWVEDRYLPLIEEAYEKACFPRDVIPEVAEMGLLGASLPEKYGCAGVSPTAYGLAMQELERGDSGLRSFASVQGSLVMYPIYAYGSEEQRMKWLPKMAQGEVIGCFGLTEPDHGSDPGGMITHARKVDGGYILNGAKMWITNGTLSQVAIVWAKLRDPAKERDVIRGFIVETSSKGFSAPEQKRKHSLRASVTSELILQDVFVPEEGLLPNVEGLKGPLGCLTQARFGIAFGVIGAAMACFHAAAEYSKSRIMFGKPIGGFQLVQAELADMLTEITKAQLLCVQLGRMKERGTAKPEQVSLAKRNNCEIALDIARRARDLLGANGITAEYPVMRHMCNLESVKTYEGTHNIHTLVLGEAVTGLSAYR
- a CDS encoding PPK2 family polyphosphate kinase; its protein translation is MHYAPKSRYRVPFDGSFRVSKSPTRPPKGAPSAKRCRVRLAQAVETMRDLQQKFHAENRCAMLLVFQAMDAAGKDGTIKAVMSGINPAGVEVHSFKAPNNYELQHDFLWRTAIHLPEKGEMAIFNRSYYEEVLVVRIHPEFLEPQRLPNLPTLDRLWKERFESIREHEQHLTRNGTVVLKFWLNVSKEEQRRRFLSRIEEATKHWKFHTADVEERQHWDQYMAAYQEVLRETSRPWAPWYAIPADDKDYMRMCVAEILVETLQALEPAFPKPSREERSELERMRKLLRKDKG
- the ggt gene encoding gamma-glutamyltransferase, coding for MPFSVSGARACAAGILIVGLTSAGISQSGRGVATRSVVYARHGMVCAAQPLAVQAGLDVLKAGGTAVDAAIAVNACLGLMEPTANGLGGDLFAIVWDPKTKKLVGLNASGRAPLALTAEKVPPEPDGTIPLHTPYSWTVPGCADGWFELHAKYGKLPMKRVLEPAIRFAEEGFPVSPVISENWASSVKRFGEKPGFKEVFMPNGRTPAEGEIFKNAALARTLRVLSEKGRDAYYKGPIAEALVRYSKAHGGFFAMEDFARHRSTWDAPISTDYRGYSVWELPPNSQGLAALQLLNLIEGYDLKAMGRESADFWHLFVEAKKIAFADRARYYADPAFAKVPVEELLSKDYAKRRAVAIDMKKAALTDAPGDLAAISKGGTTYLCTADKDGMMVSLIQSNYTGFGSGYVVPETGFGLQNRGGCFSLKTGHPNRLEPGKRPFQTIIPAFVTRNGEPVMAFGLMGGDMQPQGHAQVIVNLFDFGMNLQEAGDAIRFHHTDSSEPTGTTMTDGGILHIEDGLPQSVLDELKRRGHRLEPEAVGAYGGYQAIWRDPKTGTYSGATEKRKDGCALGY